The Gammaproteobacteria bacterium DNA segment GCGCGATGTCGTGGGTGCGCAAGAAAAACGGTTATCCAATACGATGAATCCTTTCTGTAACGGTTCATCCAGTATGTTATCGCAATTAGTCGTCAGTTTAATGGATTCCGGCTCTCAATCTTCAGATGGAGATATGTGGAAGGGTCGCGCTATTGTGTTTGTCGAAGCCTTGATGAAAGTGCTCGTGTTTATGCGTGACGGTGGCAAGCTCTTACTTGATGCAAATACGGTGCGAAACTATTTCCAGCTTTCCCGACTTGAAGCCATTGCGATGGATAAAATGTTTCCACGTGACAATCAAGAACCAGTAAGCTTAGCTGATGCACCGGACCTTATTTTAGAGCCCATTACTAATTACCTCATCAACTTACCTGGTTACGACCAATCGAAAAAAGGTAAACAGAGTTCCCAAGTCTTAGAGCAACATGGTTTTATCACCATGCAATTGACGCGCGTATTCGGTTCGCTTGCGGATACCTATGGCCACATCATCCGTACTAACTTAGCAGAAGTAGATTTACGCGATGTTGTATTAAATCGTCGGGTCTTAGTTGTGCTTTTACCGGCTTTAGAAAAATCACCGGACGAATTGGCGAGTTTAGGTAAAGTAATTATTGCTTCACTTAAAGCGATGATGGCCGCCGGGTTGGGAGAATCCGTGGAAGGAACGTACCGCGAAGTTATTTCGCGTAAACCTACCAATGCTGATACACCTTATATGTGCATTTTAGATGAATATGGTTATTATGCGGTGAAAGGTTTTGCAGTCGTCCCTGCTCAGGCGCGCTCCCTTGGCTTCTCAGTTATCTTTGCCGGACAAGATTTGCCCGCATTTCAAAAAGCATCAAAAGAAGAAGCAGCCTCTATTGGCGCCAATACCAATATTAAAATTTGCATGAAACTTGAAGATCCATTAGAAACGTGGGAGTTTTTCCAAAAGACTGCGGGTGAATCTTATGTCACTAAAGTAGATTCTTTCCAAACTAATGCAGGCAGCTTGCTCAATAACTATATGGACTCCCGTAGTGCATCTTCGGAAAAACGTCAGCGTATTGATCTATTAGATTTAAAAGAGCAACGTGAAGGTGAAGCGCATATCTTTTTTAAATCTAAAATTATCCGTGCAAGAATGTTTTTCGCTAATCCCGCGCCTGTGGAACGGATGCGAATTAATCAATTCTTGAAAGTTGAACCGCCGCTAGGCCGCTTGTTAGTTGATATTGAAGATCGCATGGATCGCTTCGATGAAGCGCTTGCCGAAGGTGATGCTTTATTTGCAGCTTCACAAGATGAAGGTGAAGAAATTCAAATTGTTTCTGACACTATTGCATCCTTTCCTGAAACCAATCCAATTGAGCGTTCGCTTTCCGCTTTGTTAGCTTTCCATAATCGTCATGGGGAAGTTCCTGAAGAAGTTGAAGAGGTGGAAGAAGTTACTGATGGGCGACTTAATATTTTTACGAAAGTCGCACTGGACGATACCGTCAAGGCCTTGGTCGGCAAGCAGGATTTTGAAAGATTTAGCGCACCTTTAATAACTAAGGCTAATACGAAAGATAAGATTGAATTACTCGAGCGCTTAATGGGACGGACCGCGGCCCAAGCTTCACCTATGACCACCGAAATTATTAAAGACATGTCGATTGCAACAGATTATCCACCGCTGGTTGAAGGCTTGTTATTACCGAGCGAGGAAGTTGTAGCAATCGCAAATGAGTTATGTGATTATGTAACCTCTCTTAAGACCAAGTCTCAGGAAGGGGAATCTTAGCAATCGTGTGGATGTTATTGCGTGCCTTGGGTGGCATACACATCAAATTCCTGTGCTTTTCTCTACTCTGTTTTTCTTCTTTTATGTTAATCAGTTGTGCTTCATCGAATGTAACGCGGACCACTTCAACTAATATTGACTTGGGAGTGCAGAATGCTAAAAATTTATTCAATGGCGTATACAACGGCGATATTGCAGAAGCCTATCAAAACACCAATCAAACCACCAAGGGAGCTTTTCTTGGCGGCGCAGCCGGTGGCATAACGGGTTTTTTTGCATCAGGTATTGGTGTGTTGCCGGGACTTGCAACAGGTGCAATTTTAGGCGCGAGTTACGGCGCTTACATCGATTCCAATACTAACTTTGAGGATAAACTAGAGAACCGGGGTGCCACCTTAGTTGTGCTTGGCGATCAAGTGATGGTCATTCTCCCCTCAGCACGCATCTTTCAAGCTTATACAGCAACGATTAAACCGCAAGCTTACTCGACACTTTATATGGTCGCACGCTACATCAACCGTTACACGAAAATGCTGGTAAAAATCACGGTCTACACCAACGATACTGGCTCTGCGAGTACTGATCTTGCACTTTCCAATCAGCAGGCTTACGCTATTTCGAGATTCTTGCAAGCTTCGGGTGTAGAAGCGCGTGTCCTTTATGCAAGCGGATGCGGTGGTACAAAATTGGTCGATAGTACTTCTGCGACTTGGGATGAAAGCGATAATTATAGAATTGAAATAACCTTAGAAAAATTATACGTCTAAAAGGATTCAAATTATGTTGGCGTCAAGACAGCAAAATGCTTGGCTTCATAGTGATTTTTATCGTGATCAATTTCATAAAATGTTACGGTGGATGATCGGTAGTATCTTTATTATTTATGTGTTGCTTGCCATCGTAATTTATTTAATTTTATTTCAACCGACACAAAGTTTTTATGCCAATACCACGACCGGAATGATTTTACCCATGCCACCGGCAATTACCGGGACTTAAATCAGGGCGTAAACATGCGAGCTCGAAAATTGTTAACGCAGAGTAATGGATTTTATCAGCGTTACTATCATTACTTCTTTATAGGATTGATGGGTGTTATTTGTTTGCTCATGGCTATGATTGGTCTTATTCTTTATCAAATGTTCAATCGCCCGCTACCTTCGTTTATAGCAAAACAATCTAATCAAGAAAAAATGGTTTTGCGTGCGTATGACGCGCCGAATTTATTGCCTGAGACTATTTTGCGTTGGGCATCAAAAGCTGCGACGACTGCGTATAGCTTCGATTATGTGAATTATAATAATCAACTCAAATTGGCACGACCCTATTTTACTGACGCAGGTTGGCAAATGTTTTTAACCTCAGTACAAAAATTAATTGATTCAATTGTACAAAACCAATTATTTGTTAATGGTGTGGTAGCGGGTACACCCGTTATTTCCAATCAAGGACCTTTGCCGGGCCGAGAATATGTTTGGCGGGTGCAAATTCCATTCTTGGTTATTTATCAAAGTGCCAATACGACATCCAAAAGTAACTATTATGTAATTTTATCCCTGGTTCGCGTTCCCACTTATGTTAATCCGCAAGGCATTGGTATTGATCAATTCATTATGGCGCAAACATGAAGCACACTGATGCACTTAAAATGATATTTGAAAGGAATGCCTTCTATCGACGCATGCATTTTTTGGCACTTGCTGCTTTTTTGCTTTCTCTTATTGTTATTATCACGCTCATTTGGGTGGTTTACACACTTGTTCGCAATCCAACAAAACCACTTTATTTTGCAAGTGATCGTGTGGGGAGGCTCATTCAAGTTGTGCCCGTTACAGTTCCCAATATGTCTAATGCCGAAGTAATGAACTGGACTATTAACGCTTTACAAAAATCTTTTTCAATGGATTTTGTTAATTATCGAAGCCAATTACAGTCTTCACAAAAGTACTTCACCACGTATGGCTGGACCAATTTTATGAATTCGCTTAAATCTAACAATAATTTAGTAGCGTTAACGCAACGTAAAATGGTGTTTAGTGCCAAAGTAATTGATCAACCAACGATTGTAACGCAAGGTATTCTAGGCGGTGCTTACGCGTGGCGTTTCAACATGCGAATGTTGGT contains these protein-coding regions:
- a CDS encoding TraM recognition domain-containing protein, with protein sequence MPIRGLEEQHELSPQLLLRDTRTLGMKVVDFFKDPVNSACLMVGFAIAAFILPAITEFIGIIGILIFIYAYTRQSKLPFRMPLRSQAMDYNDLAPGTNKPRKARGISFFGNRKLDNDELWFNNEDMRTHVLIFGSTGSGKTEALVSLSYNALIQGSGFLYVDGKGDNSLFAKVFSMCRSMGREDDLLLINFMTGARDVVGAQEKRLSNTMNPFCNGSSSMLSQLVVSLMDSGSQSSDGDMWKGRAIVFVEALMKVLVFMRDGGKLLLDANTVRNYFQLSRLEAIAMDKMFPRDNQEPVSLADAPDLILEPITNYLINLPGYDQSKKGKQSSQVLEQHGFITMQLTRVFGSLADTYGHIIRTNLAEVDLRDVVLNRRVLVVLLPALEKSPDELASLGKVIIASLKAMMAAGLGESVEGTYREVISRKPTNADTPYMCILDEYGYYAVKGFAVVPAQARSLGFSVIFAGQDLPAFQKASKEEAASIGANTNIKICMKLEDPLETWEFFQKTAGESYVTKVDSFQTNAGSLLNNYMDSRSASSEKRQRIDLLDLKEQREGEAHIFFKSKIIRARMFFANPAPVERMRINQFLKVEPPLGRLLVDIEDRMDRFDEALAEGDALFAASQDEGEEIQIVSDTIASFPETNPIERSLSALLAFHNRHGEVPEEVEEVEEVTDGRLNIFTKVALDDTVKALVGKQDFERFSAPLITKANTKDKIELLERLMGRTAAQASPMTTEIIKDMSIATDYPPLVEGLLLPSEEVVAIANELCDYVTSLKTKSQEGES
- a CDS encoding OmpA family protein, whose translation is MWMLLRALGGIHIKFLCFSLLCFSSFMLISCASSNVTRTTSTNIDLGVQNAKNLFNGVYNGDIAEAYQNTNQTTKGAFLGGAAGGITGFFASGIGVLPGLATGAILGASYGAYIDSNTNFEDKLENRGATLVVLGDQVMVILPSARIFQAYTATIKPQAYSTLYMVARYINRYTKMLVKITVYTNDTGSASTDLALSNQQAYAISRFLQASGVEARVLYASGCGGTKLVDSTSATWDESDNYRIEITLEKLYV
- a CDS encoding DotI/IcmL/TraM family protein, which encodes MRARKLLTQSNGFYQRYYHYFFIGLMGVICLLMAMIGLILYQMFNRPLPSFIAKQSNQEKMVLRAYDAPNLLPETILRWASKAATTAYSFDYVNYNNQLKLARPYFTDAGWQMFLTSVQKLIDSIVQNQLFVNGVVAGTPVISNQGPLPGREYVWRVQIPFLVIYQSANTTSKSNYYVILSLVRVPTYVNPQGIGIDQFIMAQT
- a CDS encoding DotI/IcmL/TraM family protein, which produces MKHTDALKMIFERNAFYRRMHFLALAAFLLSLIVIITLIWVVYTLVRNPTKPLYFASDRVGRLIQVVPVTVPNMSNAEVMNWTINALQKSFSMDFVNYRSQLQSSQKYFTTYGWTNFMNSLKSNNNLVALTQRKMVFSAKVIDQPTIVTQGILGGAYAWRFNMRMLVNYWIPPFDEKSKFANPLDVSVIVQRQEIIQSDNGLGIVQVIARMPTSTNQTQEISGVSTGGT